The Lolium rigidum isolate FL_2022 chromosome 2, APGP_CSIRO_Lrig_0.1, whole genome shotgun sequence genomic interval gggtgAAGGTGCGAGTGGGgtccaacccctcactcgcaaccctagccccgccgtgcgccgccgcctcctcgcacacactccggcgagcaattcgcgCGCGCACCTCGCCGCATTTGCACCGCCGCCGGCCATGAGTGCACAGCGGAGGAGTAGCGCCTCGCCCGCCgctggatcgaagcgatcccgctcgctggccacgatggaggaggcgtggctctgcCACTGCAAGTTCTCCGCCGCCGGGAGTCGGCGTGCGGCGGGCAAGTACGCCGGCGCCGACTGGGTGCCGCCGACGCTCCGGGACTTCGCGGAGGGCGGCCGCTACCACAAGGTCGACCCGCCGCTGAAGCTGATGAGCGGCGGCGATTTCAACAAGTGGCGGAGCGCGTGGGAGCAGCAGCGCGCGTGGAAGGCCACATGGGAGGGGAGCTCCAGCGGCGGAGTGCCGCGagccggcgatgaggaagaggaggcggaggagggggaggagggggaggaccccCTCTActtggaggcggtggccgcgtcCATGAAGGAGGCCGCCGACAAGGCTCGGGCGGAGGCGAAGGAGGCGGCgcaggccatcgccgccgtcgaggagATGAAGGCGCGGGAGGCCGCCGCCACTGCGAAAATCGTCATCCTCGACGACTAGGTGGCATTGTAGAAGTCGCGATCAATTTTGTATATCACTATCTATGATCTATCTATGAACGTGATGAACTATCTATAAATTTTCCCGTGTTTTGTAATTTTCAAAAATACGGAGTGAAATAAGGGGTTTGTTAGACGGAATGGTTCGTGGGGTGACATTTTTTTTGATACAAGCCCTTCACTCGCTCGATACGGGGCGAGGAAATAAgggatctgttagacatgctcttagtaaTTAGACTGGTTATCTAACTTGTACTTCCTACATTCCAAAGCTTaaagcttatattatttttacaaAGTCAAACTACATTAAATTtaactaagtttttaccaaaaaccGTTATCATGTAAAATACAAATTCGATATCATTAGATAgacaataaaatatattttcatatgatatctacaaaatacatatttgttgatagattcttctaaaagtttgatTAAACTTTACTTAGTTTaatttataaaaaaaatataagtttaagctttgggatggagataGTATCCATTACTAGCCAGACAAACCAGGTAACTAAATACTATACCTAAGTCCCTAACGATTTTCCAAACCCATACAGTATCTCCAAAAATAAAGGTCCTCCCTTTCTTCACTGTGCCTACATGAGCATATTGTCTGTTTTCTCCCAAAACGGAGTAGCTGACAAAAAATAATTTAAACCTCCTTCCTTCTCCATAAGCTACCCGTTGTACATAACGGACTCCTTGCATATCTCCCCACCTGCTCTCCAGCAGCGCAAGAAGGTCGACACGTGCACCAGAGTCCAGAGGACGAAGCCATGGCCGACCCCGAGGCGCTGGTGGGGAGCGGCGCCCAGCAGGACGACATGCTGCGGGTGGTCGCCGCCCTGGCCGGCATCCTGGAGCGCGTGGCGGAGCGCAAcgacgtggcggcggcggcggccggcaccgcggaggtggcggcgccggcgtcggCGTTCCGGTCGACGAGCAAGCCCGGCATCTCGGTGCGCGCGTACGTGTCGCGCGTTGCGCGGTTCGCCGGGTGCAGCCCGGCGTGCTACGTCGTGGCCTACATCTACCTCGACCGGCTGCTGCACCGCGGCCGCCGCTTCGCCCTGGCCGTGGACTCGTACAGCGTGCACCGTCTCCTCATCACGACCGTGCTCGCGGCCGTCAAGTTCATGGATGACATGTGAGTTTCTCTGTGCGATCAAGTAATTCCAACAGCTCAGCTAAGCTAATTTCTTATGCACGTATGTGCACGATCATGTTGGTGATTAATTCTTGGTCGGAGGGGAATTCTGCTAATTATAAGTCGCTCTGCACTTGATAGTCACTGAGTTGTTTGTTGTCGCCATGTTCAGCTTGGTTAAGAATCTGAATTTTGGCAAGTATTGGTTAGAACACCAAAAGCATTACTTGGAGCACCTGAAGTTTGGTTCCCTGTTCTTTTGGATTTAGCTTGCAGGTTCAAACTCTGAAGATTCTTGTGCGAAGAGCAGCGAGAGCTGTGACAAAGCGCTCTGCTCCTACTTGACATAGGCTTAGGATTCTCTGCCTGCTACTAAGAATAGTTTGGGACTTGCCTTGGAAGTAACTCGAGAATCATTCTACTCCCATTACCAGAATTATGCTACCATCATCAGGTCTAGTAACTGTCGGCGCATACATAGTCCAACCATGAGTTTTCTTCAGGTCAGTCATACAGTATAGAAGCACACGTTGAGCTCGGAAAGAAATATCAGTGGAAATCATTGGAGCACATGTACTACTGTGCTAATAATGCACAAAAGAAGGCAATCAGTGAGCAGGCCTCTACTTTTAACTACGCTTTCAAGCTTGGATTTGCACTAGGTACACAGAGTGATTGTCCTTGCAAATTAAAACAGGCAGTACAAAGGCAAAGTTATgcttgtcgaggagaggagagcagAAACAGCGTATGTGGTGGCTGCTTCTTCCACCCAGCCACACGCATCCAGCGTGGACCCGAGGACATAGACTAGAATCCCACCCTGCCCACTCGCCTTTTTGTTAACAACTTAATCCAGTCGCCAGTTGTGGGGGGATTGTGACCGGTAACTTGCCATCTCTGCTGATGTTTGCTGCTCACTTCTCCCCCATTGTCATGGCCCAGGCGTATCTCTTTCAAGGTTTAGTCTTTGGGAAAAAGCGATATAATTAACTGACCCAACTTGGCATCCTTAAAGAATTGGTTTGGACTTTGGTGCCCAGTTGGTAATTCTGGTTGTGTTTTGTTGGGTTGCTTAACTGATCCTCTGACAGCAAACTCAATCATAAGCCTGATGAAAGAGCTGGAGAAATATACAGTAAAATGCAAAAAAAGGTTAAGCTGAAAAAAGAGTGAATCAACAGTTGATTTTGTCTCTGTGCAGATGCTACAACAACGCATACTTCGCCAAGGTCGGCGGCATCAGCCTGGCGGAGATGAACTACCTGGAGGTGGACTTCCTGTTCGGCATCGGGTTCGACCTGAACGTGACGCCCAAGACCTTCGGTGACTACTGCGCTGTGCTCCAGTCCGAGATGATGTGCGCCGAGGCTCCCCCCGCGCCGCTGAGGCTGCAGCACTGCTGCCTCTCCGAGTCCGAGGACGACGCGGGCAGCTGCGGCTCTCAGCAACAGCTCGCAGCATGAAGCCACCGTTGGGTCAGCCGGGCGCGTGTGGAAGAAAAAGCTCACATTGTATGGTTGATTGCATGATGTGTACAATTCTGTTACTTCATGTGTTTAATTAGATTTAGTGTGCTAGATAGCTAGGGTCGTCGTCCTCCTGCCGTGCTGCATGATGCTTGAAAGTTACAACAAAATGTACTCTAGTGTGCACTCTTCCTTAGTTTTCGTTGGGTGTGGTGGTGTAGGTCGGAGAAACACTAGCGTGTTAGGTTAATTATATGCCATATTTCTTCTCCTGTGAAACAGAATGTACAGTTTTGAACCTGTTTGGTCACTTCAGCATTCCCTGTATATATATATGGTGGCATTGTGCTGTTGTTAAACTGTGATGGCAAACCTAGTTTTCAAAAACCAGTGATGGCAAAAGTAATAGCAGCAGTAAGGTTGACATATAAGCATACTAAGAAGCCGACACGCCCTTGGCTATTAGATTGCTGGATAAATTATTGTAGAAGTACTATAATATCTGGGTTACTGAAGTACTCTACAAGTGTTGTTGTGGAAGCACGGTTGAAATGATGTAAAAGTGCTACTGTAGTGTTAAGGTTTGGAATTATCTTTTCCCGTGCCCGTATAGGGTGATTGTGATGCAGTGAAAAACGAGAGTAACATGGACAAAAATCACTAGGTGATCATGAGACGAAAGGATAAAAGAAAGAGTACTATGGCAGTAGCACTACATTGTGGTTGTGGTGCCCGGAGAAAGAAACAAAGAGCGTCGGGTAAAAGAGGCAATGAATGGCGAATCAAGTTTTTTCGTGGACAACATAGAGAAGGTAGTAGCATTTTCCACGCCTAAAAGAAAGCATTAGTATAAGCGAGCGATGGATGGTGGGTAACTGTATTTTTTCCGAATATGCCGTAGAAGAAGGAAATAGTAGTAATATTACCCCTGCTGTAATAGGTGGTGAATCATGGAGTAAGTATATTTTTCTGAAGAAGTCATAGAAGAATGCAGTAGCATAAGCGGTGGACGGTGGAGTAACTATATTTTTCCCAAGATATCATAGAAAAAGACAGTAGTATTTCCCAGGGTAAATGATGGCATCAGCATAGGCTACAGACGGTGAAGTAACTATAGTTTTCTAAAGATACTATAGAAGGAAGCCAATAGTATTTTCCCTGGGTGAAAGAAGCAACGAAAGGTGTAGTAACTATATTTTTCGACGGTCCTGTAAAAAAAAGTAGTGATGTTTCTCCAGATAAAAGAGGCGACAAATGGTCGCAGTAGTATAAGACGGTGAAGAAACATATTTTTCTTAGGAGATACCGTACAAAGATGCAGTAGTATTTTCCAGATAAAAGAGGCGGTAgaaggtaacatattttatttgcAGAGTTGCTACAGATAAAGACATTATTATTTCCCCTGGATAAAAGAGGTGACTAATTGTCGCGAGGCGACGGACGGTGGAGCAACTATATTTTTCTAAAGATATTGTAGAGAATGCAGTATTATTTTTTCGGGATAAAAGAGCCGATATACCGGTGTATTCATATAGATGGGTACGTTCATGTGCATTGCGACATGAAGAGTAACCAAATTTATGAGTTGTCTCCATTTCGTGACAAAGTGTTGCGGTCAAGTTTATGAAGGTGGAGGAATCAAATATAGTGAAGTGTATGAAGTGCAGTAGGGTTACTAAAGTACTCTAGAAGTGGTTTTGTGGAAGCACTGCTGAAATGATGTAGATGTGCTGCTGTAGTGTTAAGGTTTGGAGGAATTATTTTATCCCGTGCCCGTAGTAGAAGTGCTACTGTAGTGTTGAGGTTCGAAAAAAAAATTCCCGTACCTGTAGGGTGATCGTGATGCAGTTAAAAACAACAGTAGTATGGAAAAAAAATCACTACGTGATAAAGATGCGAAGGGAAAAAAAGAGTACGATGGTAGTAACACTACATTGTGGTTGTGGTAGCAGGAAAGAGAGACATCGCTCGTCGGCTAAAAGAGACaatggatggtgaatcaagttaaTTTTGTGGATAACATAGAGAAGGTAGTAGTATTTTCCACGCGTAAAAGAGGGCATTAGTATAAACGACGGACGGTGGAGTAACTATATTTTTCTGAAGGTGCCGTAGAAGAAGGCAATAGTAGTAATATTACCATGTTGTAGTAGATGGTGAACAGTGGAGTAAGTATATTTTTCTGAAGAAGTCGTAGAAGAATGCAGTGGCATAAATGGTGGAGCTAGGGTGGAATAATTATATTTATCCCAAGACAATGTAGAAGAAGGCGATAGAATTTTCCCACCGTAAAAGATGGCAGTAGTATAGGCGACGGGGGGTGAACTAACTATACTTTTCTAAGGGCCTGattggttgctcgtagggtttgcTCGCATCTATAGAACATGGCTTTGTGGATGTTATCCGGGGAAATGCAACCTCTAATCCATGTTGTGCAAGTTGTTTGGTTGCAAATAATTCCTATTCTGCAGTAGTTGTGAAGCAAAGTCCCTGGCGTCTAATTGCCCACAAATCACGTTTCAGCAAATGCAAATGCTGTTTGGTTACAACCTGCTTGGTGAATACGATCACCTCCTACAATTCTTGGTGAGCTTACCCAGTTCACTGTATATGCCCACAATGTGTTTGACGAAATAGAAAATAACAGGAcaacaaccatagatcacatagATCACATAATCAGCAAGACTTGCATATGGATAATAGTTCTAGCACTAGAGTTGCACCACGGTGTCACGAGCAGTAGCTCATAATGCAACATAAGTTAATCAACTGAGGGGTTACGTAAATCCCACCTCGCAAAATATACAGACGTGCCATCAAGCTAGATCAACCCTAGCTACACCCAAAATATACATCATGGATACGGTGTTCATCATCAGCTGCAGAAGAAGCAAGTCAGCAATCATCCAATGCTCTAGATCCTCATAGATAATACTTCGTCAGGAAGGCGTTTGAGAGATCGAGATAGGCAATCAGAGGGGGGTGAATGATTGCGCGGAAGCAAATTAAAACTTTTCCCTAAAGTTAAAACCCTGAAATCCTATTATGTTCGTGATACTAAAACAGATGTATCTTTAGATCGGCTGAACCAAAATTTATGAATAAGTACTCCAATTAAACCTATGGAAATTATCTAATCAAGGCAACAAGAATCAGCCCAATCGGAGTTACGAAACTAAAGATACGATAAAAACAGTAACCGCTGACAGAAAAACTGCGAAAATCAATCTAGATCTGATTTCGAGAATTAACAAGAAAGATAGATTAATCGCATCACAAACTTTCCTTGATCTCGTCAAAAACTTGCAGCAAAGTATTAGATAGATCTAACACAACGAATTTTCGAAGATCAGAGAAGCCTCGAGATGACACCGCCAAAGATCACTTTATTGCAACGATGTCGATCGATTTACAGAAGATGCATGCCGCATCCAAGAACTCTCCAAATTAATCTAGGCTAGACCTAATCTGAGTTCTCTGAGACGTACACAAAAAAACAGGCTATACCCCTCTATTTAAAGAGCTAAGCAAACCCTAAACGGAGTCCTGATCAAAACAAAAACGAACTTTGTCTCGCCCGTTCGCCAAACAACAGACAATGTCTGTGCCCAAACGACATGCACCTGGTGCCTGTCGCACACTACTGCACCATAGAAACCAAAAACATCTGCTCCTTCTCTTCCCTCACGTTGACAGTACATACGTACACACTTTGCATGCACACATTAGCTGCTCCATGCGTGAGACAAAATGCAGTCACTAATAAAATGCTCATCTTAGCATTAGCACCATGACAGCCGGCCACTGAATTTCATCTGCATATTTTTCCTCATGATGCCTCACTCCTCGTGACGTCTTTGGAACCTCGATCAACAATACCGTACATCTCCGGTATAAACCATACGATAAAAACGGTGCCCTCCCGGATCATCGTAGCCTCCACTTCCATTGTTCCTTCGCACGAACATTCCGCATGACCTTGATCCCTCGACCTCAGCTTCGGGAACACCTGAAAGTGATTATAACAAATAACCGGTTCGAGCACAAGTCCACGACTTGACTCAGGGTAAGTTCCACACAACTCACGCCATATTTTCAGTATCCATATTATCCAAAGTATCCATATCAATGTCTAACTTAGCACTTGCCAATGTTGCACATCACACATGATTTCACAATCTCCCCCTTGATGAAAACATTGGCAACATCACATAAACACAAAACATTGATTGGCATACACATTCACTTAACTTTCGGATTTTCaagattttgaaaagaaaaaatgaaaaattgaAGATCAACAAAAGATCCAAAAATACGTGTAAGTGTAAAATGTGGTGTGTATATGTGTTGGAAATCTCTCCCCCTTTGACAATGAGATTCATCAAAACCACAAAACAAACTCTtccccaaaaaaaaaattctataaGCTAGAAAGggaaaatatttttgtattttgttgtaATGAGCATTATAAGACATCATGAAAATGACAATTTTACGCCCAAGTCATGCAAAGAATAGTTATACTTGACATGTATACAAGTATAATGTAATCCACACATGACCAAGAATCAAGTATTGTTACGATTTATTATAAGGCATGGTCTCCCTTTATCAACTATGTCAATACTTGAAAACACAATCACTTTGAGAAAATTGTATTTAACAAATCACTTTATAAAAAGCATAACATTTATATTCAAGAAATTTATATGCCAAGTCAGTTCAACCTTGTCAAGCCTATGTTCATAGTACACTGATTAACAATCAGAAGCTTAAGACAAATGTTTTCATAATAACAACAACTTTCAAGTTCATACCAAAGTTCAATGGTAAGCAGTCTCGTGAAGTTGCAGTGCGGTATTGGCATATTTATTTGTAAACTTTGCTTGACACCACGTGTCATTTGCACATTTTGGAACTTGATACCATTATAGACTTAACATTGATAGTAATTGAGTAACCAAGACCAACACAACTAACAAAGTTTaaccatgacaagatttagttcaAGTTATCATTCGTATTAGAAAGTCATGTGATAAACTACCTTATGCGAGCATACATATAAAATGACAATTTCCTCAAAGCATAAGCATGATTGCAAAATGTCATTCCAGGATAAACTACAATGCTCATTACTTTTTCagattttgtttgtgtttttcatTTATCAAAGATAATAAAAAACTAAAAAGAAGCAACATGAAAATACCTAGAAACGCACAAGTGAAAAAGTGTTTTACATATGTGTTATCAcctgaatttagccagagcaggagatggaccgtgatcgaagatgggcttagaggacatgcatataaagtgtctctgaatcggccttgtgcgagagtttgggctagattgcccgtgtatctgtat includes:
- the LOC124687508 gene encoding cyclin-P4-1-like — encoded protein: MADPEALVGSGAQQDDMLRVVAALAGILERVAERNDVAAAAAGTAEVAAPASAFRSTSKPGISVRAYVSRVARFAGCSPACYVVAYIYLDRLLHRGRRFALAVDSYSVHRLLITTVLAAVKFMDDICYNNAYFAKVGGISLAEMNYLEVDFLFGIGFDLNVTPKTFGDYCAVLQSEMMCAEAPPAPLRLQHCCLSESEDDAGSCGSQQQLAA